One segment of Streptomyces sp. NBC_01463 DNA contains the following:
- the sdhC gene encoding succinate dehydrogenase, cytochrome b556 subunit produces MPAGTLYRGREGMWSWVAHRVTGVLIFFFLFVHVLDTALVRVSPEAYDDVVSTYKTPIVALLEYGLVAAILFHALNGLRIVAVDFWAKGPRVQKQMLWTVLGIWIVLMVGALYPVLGHAVREVFGS; encoded by the coding sequence GTGCCGGCTGGAACGCTGTACCGCGGCCGGGAAGGCATGTGGTCCTGGGTGGCTCATCGAGTCACCGGTGTCCTCATTTTCTTCTTCCTGTTCGTACATGTCCTGGACACCGCACTCGTCCGCGTCTCCCCCGAGGCCTACGACGACGTCGTGTCCACGTACAAGACGCCGATCGTCGCGCTCCTCGAATACGGCCTGGTGGCCGCGATTCTCTTCCACGCGCTGAACGGTCTGCGCATCGTCGCCGTGGACTTCTGGGCCAAGGGCCCGCGCGTTCAGAAGCAGATGCTCTGGACCGTGCTGGGCATCTGGATCGTGCTGATGGTCGGGGCCCTGTACCCCGTCCTCGGTCACGCCGTACGCGAAGTATTCGGGAGCTGA
- a CDS encoding succinate dehydrogenase hydrophobic membrane anchor subunit: MSTETSAIGAVEGGALYDVDNPAPVIEPPRKRTGKTPKGSRTNFEMYAWLFMRLSGIVLVVLVLGHLLIQLVLDGGVSKIGFAFVAGRWASPFWQVWDLAMLWLAMLHGANGLRTVINDYAERDNTRFWLKMLLYTATVFTVLLGTLVIFTFDPNIR; this comes from the coding sequence ATGTCCACCGAGACTTCCGCGATCGGCGCCGTCGAGGGCGGCGCTCTGTACGACGTCGACAACCCGGCGCCCGTGATCGAGCCGCCGCGCAAGCGGACCGGCAAGACCCCCAAGGGCTCCCGCACCAACTTCGAGATGTACGCCTGGCTCTTCATGCGCCTGTCGGGCATCGTGCTGGTCGTCCTGGTCCTGGGCCACCTGCTGATCCAGCTGGTGCTGGACGGCGGCGTCTCCAAGATCGGCTTCGCCTTCGTGGCGGGCCGCTGGGCCTCGCCGTTCTGGCAGGTCTGGGACCTGGCGATGCTGTGGCTCGCCATGCTGCACGGCGCCAACGGTCTCCGTACGGTCATCAACGACTACGCCGAACGGGACAACACCCGATTCTGGCTGAAGATGCTGCTGTACACCGCAACGGTGTTCACCGTCCTGCTGGGCACGCTGGTGATCTTCACCTTCGACCCGAACATCCGCTAG
- the sdhA gene encoding succinate dehydrogenase flavoprotein subunit — MQIHTYDTVIVGAGGAGMRAAIESTKRSRTAVLTKLYPTRSHTGAAQGGMAAALANVEEDNWEWHTFDTIKGGDYLVDQDAAEILAKEAIDAVLDLEKMGLPFGRTPEGKIDQRRFGGHSRNHGEAPVRRACYSGDRTGHMILQTLYQNCVKEGVEFFNEFYVLDQLVVEEDGVKKSAGVVAYELATGEIHVFRAKSVIYASGGTGKFFKVTSNAHTLTGDGQAACYRRGLPLEDMEFFQFHPTGIWRMGILLTEGARGEGGILRNKDGERFMEKYAPVMKDLASRDVVSRSIYTEIREGRGCGPEGDHVYLDLTHLPPEQLDAKLPDITEFARTYLGIEPYTDPIPIQPTAHYAMGGIPTNVEGEVLADNTTVVPGLYAAGEVACVSVHGANRLGTNSLLDINVFGRRSGIAAAEYAAKNDLVELPENPAQTVIDQVERLRDSTGTERVAAIRLELQECMDANVMVFRTEQTIKTAVDKIAELRERYLDVSIQDKGKRFNTDLLEAIELGNLLDLAEVMATSALARKESRGGHYREDYPNRDDVNFMRHTMAYREVADDGTESIRLDYKPVVQTRYQPMERKY, encoded by the coding sequence ATGCAGATCCACACGTACGACACCGTCATCGTCGGCGCCGGCGGCGCCGGCATGCGCGCGGCCATCGAGTCGACCAAGCGCAGCCGCACCGCCGTGCTGACCAAGCTCTACCCCACCCGCTCCCACACGGGCGCCGCGCAGGGCGGCATGGCCGCCGCGCTCGCCAACGTGGAAGAGGACAACTGGGAGTGGCACACCTTCGACACGATCAAGGGCGGTGACTACCTGGTCGACCAGGACGCCGCCGAGATCCTGGCGAAGGAGGCCATCGACGCCGTTCTCGACCTGGAGAAGATGGGCCTGCCGTTCGGCCGTACGCCCGAGGGCAAGATCGACCAGCGCCGCTTCGGCGGTCACTCCCGCAACCACGGCGAGGCCCCGGTCCGTCGCGCCTGTTACTCGGGCGACCGCACCGGCCACATGATCCTCCAGACGCTGTACCAGAACTGCGTCAAGGAGGGCGTGGAGTTCTTCAACGAGTTCTACGTCCTGGACCAGCTGGTCGTCGAGGAGGACGGCGTCAAGAAGTCCGCCGGCGTCGTCGCCTACGAGCTGGCCACCGGCGAGATCCACGTCTTCCGGGCGAAGTCGGTCATCTACGCCTCGGGCGGCACCGGCAAGTTCTTCAAGGTGACGTCGAACGCGCACACCCTGACCGGTGACGGCCAGGCCGCCTGCTACCGCCGGGGTCTGCCGCTGGAGGACATGGAGTTCTTCCAGTTCCACCCGACCGGCATCTGGCGCATGGGCATCCTGCTGACGGAGGGCGCCCGCGGTGAGGGCGGCATCCTCCGCAACAAGGACGGCGAGCGCTTCATGGAGAAGTACGCGCCCGTCATGAAGGACCTCGCGTCCCGTGACGTCGTGTCCCGCTCCATCTACACCGAGATCCGTGAGGGCCGCGGCTGCGGTCCCGAGGGCGACCACGTCTACCTCGACCTGACGCACCTGCCGCCGGAGCAGCTGGACGCCAAGCTCCCGGACATCACGGAGTTCGCGCGTACGTACCTCGGTATCGAGCCCTACACGGACCCGATCCCGATCCAGCCGACCGCGCACTACGCCATGGGCGGCATCCCGACCAACGTCGAGGGCGAGGTGCTGGCCGACAACACCACCGTCGTCCCGGGCCTGTACGCCGCCGGCGAGGTCGCCTGTGTCTCCGTCCACGGCGCCAACCGCCTCGGCACCAACTCGCTGCTCGACATCAACGTCTTCGGACGCCGGTCGGGCATCGCCGCCGCCGAGTACGCCGCGAAGAACGACCTCGTCGAGCTTCCCGAGAACCCGGCGCAGACGGTCATCGACCAGGTCGAGCGGCTGCGCGACTCCACGGGCACGGAGCGCGTCGCCGCGATCCGCCTGGAGCTGCAGGAGTGCATGGACGCCAACGTGATGGTGTTCCGCACCGAGCAGACGATCAAGACCGCGGTCGACAAGATCGCGGAGCTGCGCGAGCGCTACCTCGACGTGTCGATCCAGGACAAGGGCAAGCGGTTCAACACGGACCTGCTGGAGGCCATCGAGCTGGGCAACCTGCTCGACCTCGCCGAGGTCATGGCGACGTCGGCGCTGGCGCGCAAGGAGTCCCGCGGCGGTCACTACCGCGAGGACTACCCGAACCGCGACGACGTCAACTTCATGCGCCACACCATGGCGTACCGCGAGGTCGCC